A region of Pseudarthrobacter sp. NIBRBAC000502770 DNA encodes the following proteins:
- a CDS encoding acyltransferase family protein, translated as MSVTEAPKAPGSGPAERPRKPTFRPEVQGLRALAVLMVVAYHVWLGRVSGGVDVFLLISAFLLTLSFVRKAQSGKPFKLPAHWLHLLKRLLPAAVVVILGVLAGTWLILPQGRWPQVLDQAWASLLYSQNWLLADLSVDYYAQDHAGASPLQHFWSLSIQGQVFILWPLVFAAAAAVLAGLRRVSRLQGLTYRGLLAVVFGAVFAVSLAYSVGQTATNQAYAYFDTRARLWEFALGSLLALALPYLRPGRMVRIALGWAGLAAMISCGLVLTVDRSFPGYVALWPTLAAAAIIVAGQTGSPFGVDRLLSSRAAVALGDNSYALYLWHWPVLVLALAATGVEAPNLMQGLGIVGAAIVLAVLTTRFVEKPLRDWHWPKLRTWRTAVVVVACGAVLAGPVAVWQTSLTAEESATAAQPRELTPGALALTPENEDSPAPRARTIPGPTALDNDWAGIDSPCTGANATADPILEGCRQELPEEPATRRIVVLGDSHAQQYLAALAPVAAARGWELVTLLMPACRFGAESDARNAECNAYNRASSAYVLEHRPDAVFTVASLTHEDAPFETEVPGYLDGVKPFADAGIEIVGIRDNPRFTFNMPQCAQRNGAGAPACNPPLAESLVEPSPLENYRGKLPGLHLMDMSDFICARGVCPAVVGNVYVYKDDNHLTRTYVESMIPMFEQRLLAATGWS; from the coding sequence GTGTCCGTAACGGAAGCCCCGAAGGCACCCGGATCCGGCCCCGCTGAACGCCCGCGGAAGCCCACTTTCCGTCCGGAGGTCCAGGGGCTCCGGGCGCTGGCTGTCCTGATGGTGGTGGCCTACCACGTGTGGCTGGGCCGGGTGTCCGGCGGAGTCGATGTCTTCCTGCTCATCTCGGCCTTCCTGCTCACGTTGTCGTTCGTCCGGAAAGCCCAGTCAGGCAAACCCTTCAAGCTGCCGGCGCACTGGCTGCACCTGTTAAAGCGGCTGCTGCCAGCCGCCGTCGTGGTGATCCTCGGCGTGCTCGCCGGCACCTGGCTGATCCTGCCGCAGGGCCGCTGGCCGCAGGTACTGGACCAGGCCTGGGCGTCCCTGCTGTACAGCCAGAACTGGCTCCTGGCGGACTTATCTGTGGACTATTACGCGCAGGACCACGCCGGTGCCAGCCCGCTGCAGCACTTCTGGTCCCTGTCCATCCAAGGGCAGGTCTTCATCCTGTGGCCGCTGGTCTTTGCCGCCGCGGCAGCCGTTCTGGCCGGGCTGCGCAGGGTATCCCGCCTGCAAGGGCTGACGTACCGCGGCCTGCTGGCCGTGGTTTTCGGTGCAGTCTTCGCGGTGTCACTGGCCTACTCCGTTGGCCAGACAGCCACCAACCAGGCCTACGCCTACTTCGACACCCGTGCCCGGCTCTGGGAGTTTGCACTGGGCTCCCTGCTGGCGCTGGCGCTGCCGTACCTGCGGCCCGGACGCATGGTGCGCATTGCCCTGGGCTGGGCCGGACTGGCCGCGATGATTTCCTGCGGACTGGTGCTGACCGTTGACCGGTCCTTCCCGGGGTACGTGGCACTGTGGCCTACGCTTGCGGCCGCCGCGATCATCGTCGCCGGGCAGACCGGCAGCCCTTTCGGCGTTGACCGCCTGCTCAGCAGCCGGGCCGCCGTGGCCCTGGGCGACAACTCCTATGCCCTTTATCTGTGGCACTGGCCCGTCCTGGTGCTGGCGCTCGCAGCCACCGGCGTCGAAGCGCCGAACCTCATGCAGGGCCTCGGCATCGTTGGAGCCGCCATCGTCCTCGCCGTCCTGACCACGCGCTTCGTGGAAAAGCCGTTGCGGGACTGGCACTGGCCCAAGCTCCGAACGTGGCGGACCGCCGTCGTCGTTGTTGCCTGTGGCGCTGTCCTGGCCGGGCCCGTCGCGGTCTGGCAGACATCACTCACCGCTGAGGAAAGTGCGACGGCGGCACAACCGAGGGAGCTCACGCCCGGGGCGCTGGCGCTCACCCCGGAGAACGAAGACTCGCCCGCGCCGAGAGCCCGCACCATCCCCGGGCCCACGGCCCTGGACAACGATTGGGCCGGCATCGACTCGCCCTGCACCGGTGCCAACGCCACGGCCGACCCCATCCTGGAGGGCTGCCGGCAGGAGCTTCCGGAGGAACCGGCCACCCGGCGCATCGTGGTCCTGGGCGACTCCCACGCCCAGCAGTACCTCGCCGCCCTGGCGCCGGTGGCAGCGGCCCGTGGCTGGGAACTGGTAACGCTGCTGATGCCTGCCTGCCGCTTCGGAGCCGAATCGGACGCCAGGAACGCCGAATGCAACGCCTACAACCGCGCCAGCTCCGCCTACGTCCTGGAACACCGGCCGGACGCCGTGTTCACCGTGGCGTCGCTGACCCACGAGGACGCCCCGTTCGAAACTGAGGTTCCGGGATACCTCGATGGTGTGAAGCCGTTCGCGGATGCGGGAATCGAGATCGTGGGCATTCGGGACAACCCGCGCTTCACCTTCAATATGCCGCAGTGCGCCCAACGGAACGGGGCTGGCGCACCGGCTTGCAACCCGCCGTTGGCCGAGTCCCTGGTGGAGCCGTCGCCGCTGGAAAACTACCGCGGCAAGCTTCCGGGGCTTCACCTGATGGACATGAGCGACTTCATCTGCGCACGGGGCGTCTGCCCGGCCGTGGTGGGGAACGTGTACGTCTACAAGGATGACAACCACCTCACCAGGACCTATGTCGAGTCCATGATTCCCATGTTCGAACAGCGGCTGCTGGCTGCCACCGGCTGGAGCTGA